One genomic segment of Brassica napus cultivar Da-Ae chromosome A3, Da-Ae, whole genome shotgun sequence includes these proteins:
- the LOC106375025 gene encoding uncharacterized protein LOC106375025 isoform X1, with protein MEPKGNSPISTDRNTNKNIFASSATSRPSRKSTASSAAVMKPNEKSVVSSATSATAMKPNGNSAVSSAVLMKSNASTALSSAQADQAMFFRDVLFGPHEAVLRFRLIHFWEAQNPNTKTLIGQEMLLIDEEGTVIQGFVPAGRVGTYELVSGSVYKLNNFFGSRNKAQYRVSDHIATVTFAWNTKLFVLDDPPVPFLEDSFRFHSYEEFQANCDRKVDLYDYVGHMKLVNRQTITEHAVLDEIDIAEKRHLCVHVQTHDGPVMKLYLWDKAASDFCEKFKSYGSTPSVLLVTTVNPKRLGGHLNYIEGVEADHCVPVPQALLDTIGQTYKFLVKVSDHNLSGKTQTITVTKIFPTEAPRPVSPLEERDVPPTSDDFLKTGSQESGPSRDFEDYAGDRVRKADESLESDEAKRSKSG; from the exons ATGGAGCCCAAAGGAAACTCTCCGATCTCGACAGACCGCAATACCAACAAGAATATTTTCGCCTCCTCCGCGACTTCAAGGCCAAGCCGGAAGTCCACCGCTTCATCCGCCGCCGTGATGAAACCTAACGAAAAGTCTGTTGTCTCATCTGCCACCTCAGCCACTGCGATGAAACCTAACGGGAACTCTGCTGTCTCATCCGCCGTTCTGATGAAATCAAACGCTTCTACCGCTCTCTCCTCCGCGCAAGCCGATCAAGCgatgttcttcagagatgtTTTGTTCGGACCACACGAAGCGGTCTTGAGGTTTCGATTGATCCATTTCTGGGAGGCTCAAAATCCAAACACGAAAACCCTTATTGGACAGGAGATGCTCCTTATCGACGAAGAG GGAACTGTTATTCAAGGTTTTGTTCCAGCAGGACGGGTTGGGACATATGAACTGGTATCAGGCTCCGTTTATAAGctgaacaatttttttggcTCCAGAAACAAAGCTCAGTATCGGGTTTCAGATCATATCGCCACCGTTACATTCGCTTGGAATACTAAGTTATTCGTTCTTGATGACCCTCCGGTTCCATTTCTCGAAGATAGCTTCAGGTTCCATAGCTACGAGGAGTTTCAGGCCAACTGTGACCGCAAAGTTGATCTTTATG ACTATGTTGGCCACATGAAGCTGGTGAATAGGCAGACTATCACTGAGCATGCGGTCCTCGACGAAATTGACATAGCAGAGAAGCGACATCTATGTGTTCATGTTCAGACACATGA CGGACCAGTGATGAAGCTTTATCTATGGGACAAGGCCGCATCTGACTTCTGCGAGAAATTCAAATCCTATGGAAGCACTCCAAGCGTTCTTTTGGTCACCACAGTAAACCCTAAACGTCTTGGAG GTCATTTAAATTATATCGAGGGCGTAGAAGCTGACCATTGCGTGCCGGTGCCGCAAGCTCTACTTGATACAATAGGGCAGACATATAAATTTCTTGTGAAAGTCTCAGATCATAATTTGTCAGGTAAGACTCAAACCATAACTGTGACGAAGATATTCCCAACAGAAGCTCCACGTCCTGTATCTCCCTTGGAAGAACGTGATGTTCCACCAACGTCTGATGATTTCTTGAAGACTGGAAGTCAGGAATCCGGTCCTTCCAGAGACTTTGAGGATTATGCAGGTGATAGGGTTAGAAAAGCCGATGAGAGTCTTGAGTCAGATGAAGCCAAGCGTTCCAAGAGTGGCTAA
- the LOC106375025 gene encoding uncharacterized protein LOC106375025 isoform X2 — protein sequence MEPKGNSPISTDRNTNKNIFASSATSRPSRKSTASSAAVMKPNEKSVVSSATSATAMKPNGNSAVSSAVLMKSNASTALSSAQADQAMFFRDVLFGPHEAVLRFRLIHFWEAQNPNTKTLIGQEMLLIDEEGTVIQGFVPAGRVGTYELVSGSVYKLNNFFGSRNKAQYRVSDHIATVTFAWNTKLFVLDDPPVPFLEDSFRFHSYEEFQANCDRKVDLYDYVGHMKLVNRQTITEHAVLDEIDIAEKRHLCVHVQTHDGPVMKLYLWDKAASDFCEKFKSYGSTPSVLLVTTVNPKRLGGKTQTITVTKIFPTEAPRPVSPLEERDVPPTSDDFLKTGSQESGPSRDFEDYAGDRVRKADESLESDEAKRSKSG from the exons ATGGAGCCCAAAGGAAACTCTCCGATCTCGACAGACCGCAATACCAACAAGAATATTTTCGCCTCCTCCGCGACTTCAAGGCCAAGCCGGAAGTCCACCGCTTCATCCGCCGCCGTGATGAAACCTAACGAAAAGTCTGTTGTCTCATCTGCCACCTCAGCCACTGCGATGAAACCTAACGGGAACTCTGCTGTCTCATCCGCCGTTCTGATGAAATCAAACGCTTCTACCGCTCTCTCCTCCGCGCAAGCCGATCAAGCgatgttcttcagagatgtTTTGTTCGGACCACACGAAGCGGTCTTGAGGTTTCGATTGATCCATTTCTGGGAGGCTCAAAATCCAAACACGAAAACCCTTATTGGACAGGAGATGCTCCTTATCGACGAAGAG GGAACTGTTATTCAAGGTTTTGTTCCAGCAGGACGGGTTGGGACATATGAACTGGTATCAGGCTCCGTTTATAAGctgaacaatttttttggcTCCAGAAACAAAGCTCAGTATCGGGTTTCAGATCATATCGCCACCGTTACATTCGCTTGGAATACTAAGTTATTCGTTCTTGATGACCCTCCGGTTCCATTTCTCGAAGATAGCTTCAGGTTCCATAGCTACGAGGAGTTTCAGGCCAACTGTGACCGCAAAGTTGATCTTTATG ACTATGTTGGCCACATGAAGCTGGTGAATAGGCAGACTATCACTGAGCATGCGGTCCTCGACGAAATTGACATAGCAGAGAAGCGACATCTATGTGTTCATGTTCAGACACATGA CGGACCAGTGATGAAGCTTTATCTATGGGACAAGGCCGCATCTGACTTCTGCGAGAAATTCAAATCCTATGGAAGCACTCCAAGCGTTCTTTTGGTCACCACAGTAAACCCTAAACGTCTTGGAG GTAAGACTCAAACCATAACTGTGACGAAGATATTCCCAACAGAAGCTCCACGTCCTGTATCTCCCTTGGAAGAACGTGATGTTCCACCAACGTCTGATGATTTCTTGAAGACTGGAAGTCAGGAATCCGGTCCTTCCAGAGACTTTGAGGATTATGCAGGTGATAGGGTTAGAAAAGCCGATGAGAGTCTTGAGTCAGATGAAGCCAAGCGTTCCAAGAGTGGCTAA
- the LOC106359493 gene encoding uncharacterized protein LOC106359493: MGDIVEATGKVKEGGGSSSIKCPMLNQTNYTVWVKRMRITLKVHEVWEAIETETASAKKNDLALALLFQSKPETLILQVGELDKAKQVWEAIKARYVGAERVKEARLQTLMNEFDRLKMKETESIDDFGGKLSELASKSSALGVIIEEAKLVKKFLSSLPRKKYIHIVASLEQVLDPNKRNFEDITGRLKAYEERILDEEDGEEDQTKLMYTNNDGQSGQTNQSNRSYSSDNSNYYQGDSSRGRGRGGGRHPYNNRGRGRGRYNGGHFVGHFVVCWPLCCTMSETSSQTTRDS, from the coding sequence ATGGGAGATATTGTGGAAGCAACCGGCAAGGTGAAAGAAGGAGGAGGGTCCTCTTCGATTAAGTGTCCCATGCTTAACCAAACAAATTATACAGTATGGGTTAAgaggatgagaatcacattgaAAGTACATGAGGTTTGGGAAGCAATAGAGACAGAGACTGCGAGTGCTAAGAAAAACGACCTAGCACTAGCATTGTTGTTTCAATCCAAACCAGAAACGCTAATCTTGCAAGTAGGAGAGCTTGATAAAGCTAAGCAAGTATGGGAAGCCATTAAAGCAAGATACGTGGGAGCAGAACGAGTAAAAGAAGCAAGACTACAGACGTTGATGAACGAGTTTGATAGACTAAAGATGAAAGAGACCGAGAGTATAGACGACTTTGGTGGAAAATTATCAGAACTCGCCTCCAAGTCATCCGCGTTGGGAGTTATCATCGAGGAAGCCAAGCTGGTGAAAAAATTTCTCTCAAGTTTACCTCGAAAGAAATACATACACATTGTAGCTTCTCTCGAACAGGTGTTGGACCCTAACAAAAGAAACTTTGAAGACATCACTGGACGTTTGAAGGCATACGAAGAAAGAATATtagatgaagaagatggagaagaagatcaaACTAAATTGATGTACACAAATAATGATGGACAAAGCGGCCAAACCAACCAATCAAATCGGTCATATTCTTCAGACAACTCAAACTACTACCAAGGAGATTCATCTAGAGGAAGAGGTAGAGGAGGCGGCAGACATCCTTACAACAACAGAGGAAGGGGACGTGGCCGTTATAATGGAGGCCACTTTGTTGGCCACTTTGTTGTTTGTTGGCCACTTTGTTGCACAATGTCCGAAACTTCTTCTCAAACTACAAGAGACTCATGA
- the LOC106375040 gene encoding uncharacterized protein LOC106375040 → MCLSRYASPPLYLRLSLYPTYLEASREIKLRNIIALEQCHYPKHTHVYSYALFLDYLIDTDKDVDLLLEKRILKSWIWQPTKVAQMVNKLMTVIVDPGSYYYDIAGEVNKYYRNPMNWSKTILWRVYFGNPWTGTATIGATFLLVMTLIQT, encoded by the exons ATGTGTCTCAGCCGCTACGCCTCTCCGCCTCTGTACCTACGCCTCTCTCTTTATCCAACATACCTAGAAGCAAG CCGTGAGATAAAACTGAGAAACATAATAGCTCTTGAGCAGTGCCATTACCCTAAACACACCCACGTCTATAGCTACGCCTTATTCCTAGATTATCTCATTGACACTGATAAAGACGTTGACTTGCTTCTCGAGAAAA GAATACTAAAAAGTTGGATTTGGCAACCTACTAAAGTTGCGCAGATGGTGAACAAGCTCATGACAGTCATCGTAGATCCTGGTTCTTACTATTATGATATAGCGGGTGAAGTCAACAAGTACTATAGAAACCCGATGAACTGGTCAAAGACCATCCTCTGGCGTGTGTATTTCGGTAACCCGTGGACAGGGACAGCCACCATCGGCGCTACGTTTCTATTGGTGATGACACTTATCCAGACTTAG